In Brachypodium distachyon strain Bd21 chromosome 2, Brachypodium_distachyon_v3.0, whole genome shotgun sequence, one genomic interval encodes:
- the LOC100845488 gene encoding cyclin-T1-4 isoform X2, which produces MDMPPSDLSHHGIVENSPYRITKGGNEEAAKVGASWYFSRKEIEENSPSKRDGIDLKKESYLRKSYCKYLQELGMRLKVPQATIATSIVFCHRFYLRQSHAKNDRREVYDRQKELILLGERVVLATLGFDLNVHHPYKPLVAATKKYKISDKGFFQIAWNFVNDGLFTSLCLQFKPHHIAAGALFLAGKFLKVKFLPDDSEKTWYREFDVTPRQLEEISNQLLELYEQKRAVQSQPSHGNEAEKSSACVPNQRACIKAQDNSEEPHVLGNHQASKQSDTNHSTSTIVPIHNGAEHSNRDKQIVSQKILQIEKGDHGSDKTSSLSGVKVNTGIDDGLHHDTKSLPGSSISIDKSDIPTEEQKSLASHGSFSETRDGNLINSGGPSVSSSMMDAMNKIDKEKVKAALEKQRKLKGDVAMHADVMDDDDLLESELEHGVELAVEDEKIEKEKSHGHLHQKDDQNTDAAAENRDHIEKNVPDTAKEAEVTVDVTEQRSPTKRSDSLEPKSQQPHDAPQHSEGHDDAQLVVTDEEHKMPRPEG; this is translated from the exons ATGGATATGCCACCAAGTGATTTGTCGCATCACGGAATTGTAGAAAATAGTCCCTACAGGATTACCAAGGGTGGGAATGAGGAAGCTGCCAAAGTTGGCGCCTCATGGTATTTCAGTAGAAAGGAAATAGAAGAGAATTCTCCATCCAAGAGGGATGGCATTGATTTGAAGAAAGAGTCTTACCTTCGGAAATCATATTGCAAGTATCTACAAGAATTAGGGATGCGGCTTAAAGT GCCTCAAGCAACAATTGCTACGTCTATTGTATTCTGTCACCGTTTTTACCTTCGTCAATCTCATGCAAAAAATGATAGACGT GAAGTATATGATCGGCAAAAAGAACTTATTTTACTTGGGGAACGAGTTGTGCTTGCAACACTTGGTTTTGACCTTAATGTTCACCATCCATACAAGCCCTTGGTTgcagcaacaaaaaaatacaagatTTCTGATAAGGGTTTTTTTCAGATTGCATGGAATTTTGTCAATGATGG GCTGTTTACTTCACTTTGCCTGCAATTCAAGCCTCATCATATTGCAGcaggtgctctctttttggctggTAAGTTTCTCAAAGTGAAGTTTCTTCCAGATGACAGTGAGAAGACATGGTATCGGGAATTCGATGTGACACCAAGACAACTGGAAG AGATTAGCAATCAACTGTTAGAACTGTATGAGCAAAAACGTGCAGTACAGTCACAACCTTCACATGGAAATGAAGCCGAAAAGAGCTCCGCTTGTGTGCCCAATCAACGAGCCTGCATAAAAGCTCAAGACAACTCTGAGGAACCACATGTTCTTGGGAATCATCAAGCATCCAAACAGTCAGACACTAATCATTCTACCTCAACAATTGTTCCAATTCACAATGGTGCTGAGCATTCAAATAGAGACAAGCAAATTGTTAGCCAGAAAATTCTTCAAATTGAGAAGGGTGACCATGGCAGCGACAAAACAAGCAGTCTTAGTGGAGTTAAAGTTAATACCGGTATAGATGATGGTTTACATCATGACACAAAGTCCTTGCCAGGAAGCTCCATTTCCATCGATAAATCTGATATTCCaacagaagaacaaaaatctCTTGCGTCGCATGGTAGTTTCAGTGAAACCAGAGACGGCAATCTCATTAACAGTGGTGGTCCCAGTGTATCATCCTCCATGATGGATGCGATGAATAAAATTGACAAGGAGAAGGTCAAGGCAGCTTTGGAGAAGCAAAGAAAATTGAAAGGTGATGTTGCTATGCATGCAGATGTGATGGATGATGATGACCTACTTGAGAGTGAGCTTGAACATGGTGTGGAATTGGCTGTTGAGGatgagaagatcgagaaggagaagaGTCATGGTCACCTGCATCAAAAGGATGACCAAAAtactgatgctgctgcagaaAATAGGGACCATATCGAGAAGAATGTTCCAGACACTGCTAAAGAAGCTGAGGTTACGGTTGATGTCACAGAACAGCGTTCTCCAACCAAGAGAAGTGACAGTTTGGAGCCTAAGTCCCAGCAGCCTCATGATGCACCACAGCACAGCGAGGGCCATGATGATGCTCAGCTTGTTGTAACAGATGAAGAGCATAAAATGCCTCGACCTGAAGGTTGA
- the LOC100845488 gene encoding cyclin-T1-4 isoform X1 produces MDMPPSDLSHHGIVENSPYRITKGGNEEAAKVGASWYFSRKEIEENSPSKRDGIDLKKESYLRKSYCKYLQELGMRLKVPQATIATSIVFCHRFYLRQSHAKNDRRTIATVCMFLAGKVEETPRPLKDVILVSYELIHKKDPAAGQKIKQREVYDRQKELILLGERVVLATLGFDLNVHHPYKPLVAATKKYKISDKGFFQIAWNFVNDGLFTSLCLQFKPHHIAAGALFLAGKFLKVKFLPDDSEKTWYREFDVTPRQLEEISNQLLELYEQKRAVQSQPSHGNEAEKSSACVPNQRACIKAQDNSEEPHVLGNHQASKQSDTNHSTSTIVPIHNGAEHSNRDKQIVSQKILQIEKGDHGSDKTSSLSGVKVNTGIDDGLHHDTKSLPGSSISIDKSDIPTEEQKSLASHGSFSETRDGNLINSGGPSVSSSMMDAMNKIDKEKVKAALEKQRKLKGDVAMHADVMDDDDLLESELEHGVELAVEDEKIEKEKSHGHLHQKDDQNTDAAAENRDHIEKNVPDTAKEAEVTVDVTEQRSPTKRSDSLEPKSQQPHDAPQHSEGHDDAQLVVTDEEHKMPRPEG; encoded by the exons ATGGATATGCCACCAAGTGATTTGTCGCATCACGGAATTGTAGAAAATAGTCCCTACAGGATTACCAAGGGTGGGAATGAGGAAGCTGCCAAAGTTGGCGCCTCATGGTATTTCAGTAGAAAGGAAATAGAAGAGAATTCTCCATCCAAGAGGGATGGCATTGATTTGAAGAAAGAGTCTTACCTTCGGAAATCATATTGCAAGTATCTACAAGAATTAGGGATGCGGCTTAAAGT GCCTCAAGCAACAATTGCTACGTCTATTGTATTCTGTCACCGTTTTTACCTTCGTCAATCTCATGCAAAAAATGATAGACGT ACAATTGCTACTGTTTGCATGTTCTTGGCTGGAAAAGTCGAAGAAACACCTAGGCCTTTGAAGGATGTCATCCTGGTTTCTTACGAGCTTATTCATAAAAAGGATCCTGCTGCTGGTCAGAAAATCAAGCAGAGG GAAGTATATGATCGGCAAAAAGAACTTATTTTACTTGGGGAACGAGTTGTGCTTGCAACACTTGGTTTTGACCTTAATGTTCACCATCCATACAAGCCCTTGGTTgcagcaacaaaaaaatacaagatTTCTGATAAGGGTTTTTTTCAGATTGCATGGAATTTTGTCAATGATGG GCTGTTTACTTCACTTTGCCTGCAATTCAAGCCTCATCATATTGCAGcaggtgctctctttttggctggTAAGTTTCTCAAAGTGAAGTTTCTTCCAGATGACAGTGAGAAGACATGGTATCGGGAATTCGATGTGACACCAAGACAACTGGAAG AGATTAGCAATCAACTGTTAGAACTGTATGAGCAAAAACGTGCAGTACAGTCACAACCTTCACATGGAAATGAAGCCGAAAAGAGCTCCGCTTGTGTGCCCAATCAACGAGCCTGCATAAAAGCTCAAGACAACTCTGAGGAACCACATGTTCTTGGGAATCATCAAGCATCCAAACAGTCAGACACTAATCATTCTACCTCAACAATTGTTCCAATTCACAATGGTGCTGAGCATTCAAATAGAGACAAGCAAATTGTTAGCCAGAAAATTCTTCAAATTGAGAAGGGTGACCATGGCAGCGACAAAACAAGCAGTCTTAGTGGAGTTAAAGTTAATACCGGTATAGATGATGGTTTACATCATGACACAAAGTCCTTGCCAGGAAGCTCCATTTCCATCGATAAATCTGATATTCCaacagaagaacaaaaatctCTTGCGTCGCATGGTAGTTTCAGTGAAACCAGAGACGGCAATCTCATTAACAGTGGTGGTCCCAGTGTATCATCCTCCATGATGGATGCGATGAATAAAATTGACAAGGAGAAGGTCAAGGCAGCTTTGGAGAAGCAAAGAAAATTGAAAGGTGATGTTGCTATGCATGCAGATGTGATGGATGATGATGACCTACTTGAGAGTGAGCTTGAACATGGTGTGGAATTGGCTGTTGAGGatgagaagatcgagaaggagaagaGTCATGGTCACCTGCATCAAAAGGATGACCAAAAtactgatgctgctgcagaaAATAGGGACCATATCGAGAAGAATGTTCCAGACACTGCTAAAGAAGCTGAGGTTACGGTTGATGTCACAGAACAGCGTTCTCCAACCAAGAGAAGTGACAGTTTGGAGCCTAAGTCCCAGCAGCCTCATGATGCACCACAGCACAGCGAGGGCCATGATGATGCTCAGCTTGTTGTAACAGATGAAGAGCATAAAATGCCTCGACCTGAAGGTTGA
- the LOC100845488 gene encoding cyclin-T1-4 isoform X3: protein MFLAGKVEETPRPLKDVILVSYELIHKKDPAAGQKIKQREVYDRQKELILLGERVVLATLGFDLNVHHPYKPLVAATKKYKISDKGFFQIAWNFVNDGLFTSLCLQFKPHHIAAGALFLAGKFLKVKFLPDDSEKTWYREFDVTPRQLEEISNQLLELYEQKRAVQSQPSHGNEAEKSSACVPNQRACIKAQDNSEEPHVLGNHQASKQSDTNHSTSTIVPIHNGAEHSNRDKQIVSQKILQIEKGDHGSDKTSSLSGVKVNTGIDDGLHHDTKSLPGSSISIDKSDIPTEEQKSLASHGSFSETRDGNLINSGGPSVSSSMMDAMNKIDKEKVKAALEKQRKLKGDVAMHADVMDDDDLLESELEHGVELAVEDEKIEKEKSHGHLHQKDDQNTDAAAENRDHIEKNVPDTAKEAEVTVDVTEQRSPTKRSDSLEPKSQQPHDAPQHSEGHDDAQLVVTDEEHKMPRPEG, encoded by the exons ATGTTCTTGGCTGGAAAAGTCGAAGAAACACCTAGGCCTTTGAAGGATGTCATCCTGGTTTCTTACGAGCTTATTCATAAAAAGGATCCTGCTGCTGGTCAGAAAATCAAGCAGAGG GAAGTATATGATCGGCAAAAAGAACTTATTTTACTTGGGGAACGAGTTGTGCTTGCAACACTTGGTTTTGACCTTAATGTTCACCATCCATACAAGCCCTTGGTTgcagcaacaaaaaaatacaagatTTCTGATAAGGGTTTTTTTCAGATTGCATGGAATTTTGTCAATGATGG GCTGTTTACTTCACTTTGCCTGCAATTCAAGCCTCATCATATTGCAGcaggtgctctctttttggctggTAAGTTTCTCAAAGTGAAGTTTCTTCCAGATGACAGTGAGAAGACATGGTATCGGGAATTCGATGTGACACCAAGACAACTGGAAG AGATTAGCAATCAACTGTTAGAACTGTATGAGCAAAAACGTGCAGTACAGTCACAACCTTCACATGGAAATGAAGCCGAAAAGAGCTCCGCTTGTGTGCCCAATCAACGAGCCTGCATAAAAGCTCAAGACAACTCTGAGGAACCACATGTTCTTGGGAATCATCAAGCATCCAAACAGTCAGACACTAATCATTCTACCTCAACAATTGTTCCAATTCACAATGGTGCTGAGCATTCAAATAGAGACAAGCAAATTGTTAGCCAGAAAATTCTTCAAATTGAGAAGGGTGACCATGGCAGCGACAAAACAAGCAGTCTTAGTGGAGTTAAAGTTAATACCGGTATAGATGATGGTTTACATCATGACACAAAGTCCTTGCCAGGAAGCTCCATTTCCATCGATAAATCTGATATTCCaacagaagaacaaaaatctCTTGCGTCGCATGGTAGTTTCAGTGAAACCAGAGACGGCAATCTCATTAACAGTGGTGGTCCCAGTGTATCATCCTCCATGATGGATGCGATGAATAAAATTGACAAGGAGAAGGTCAAGGCAGCTTTGGAGAAGCAAAGAAAATTGAAAGGTGATGTTGCTATGCATGCAGATGTGATGGATGATGATGACCTACTTGAGAGTGAGCTTGAACATGGTGTGGAATTGGCTGTTGAGGatgagaagatcgagaaggagaagaGTCATGGTCACCTGCATCAAAAGGATGACCAAAAtactgatgctgctgcagaaAATAGGGACCATATCGAGAAGAATGTTCCAGACACTGCTAAAGAAGCTGAGGTTACGGTTGATGTCACAGAACAGCGTTCTCCAACCAAGAGAAGTGACAGTTTGGAGCCTAAGTCCCAGCAGCCTCATGATGCACCACAGCACAGCGAGGGCCATGATGATGCTCAGCTTGTTGTAACAGATGAAGAGCATAAAATGCCTCGACCTGAAGGTTGA